A DNA window from Bos javanicus breed banteng chromosome 10, ARS-OSU_banteng_1.0, whole genome shotgun sequence contains the following coding sequences:
- the C10H15orf48 gene encoding normal mucosa of esophagus-specific gene 1 protein, whose product MGFFQLLMKKKELIPLVFFMTVAAVGASSFAVYSLRKSDVILDRKRNPEPWETVDPTVPTKLVTINQEWKPIEELQKVRRATR is encoded by the exons ATGGGCTTTTTCCAACTCCTgatgaaaaagaaggaa CTTATTCCTTTGGTGTTTTTCATGACCGTGGCAGCGGTTGGAGCTTCATCATTCGCTGTGTATTCCCTTCGAAAATCCGATGTGAT cctTGATCGAAAAAGAAATCCAGAACCTTGGGAAACTGTGGATCCTACTGTACCTACAAAG cttGTAACAATCAACCAAGAATGGAAGCCCATTGAAGAGTTGCAGAAGGTCCGAAGGGCAACCAGGTGA
- the LOC133254703 gene encoding uncharacterized protein LOC133254703, whose amino-acid sequence MEKLYTVSKTRPGADCGSDHELLIAKFRLKLKKVGKTTRPFRYDLNQIPYDYTVEVRNRFKGLDLIDRVPDELWTEVRDIVQETEIKTIPREKKCKKAKWLSGDALQIAVKRREAKSKGEKQRYKHLNAEFQRIARRDKKAFLSHQCKEIEENNRMGKTRDLFKKIRDTKGTFHAKMGLIKDRNGMDLIEAEDIKKRWQEYTEELYKKDLHDPDNHDSVITDLEPDILECEVKWALESITMNKASGGDGIPVELFQILKDDAVKMLHSIGQQIWKTQQWPQDWKRSVFIQSQRKAVPKNAQTTAQLHSSHMLVK is encoded by the coding sequence atggagaagctctatacagtcagcaaaacaagaccaggagctgactgtggctcagatcatgaactccttattgccaaattcagacttaaattgaagaaagtggggaaaaccactagaccattcaggtacgacctaaatcaaatcccttatgactatacagtggaagtgagaaacagatttaagggcctagatctgatagatagagtgcctgatgaactatggacggaggttcgtgacattgtacaggagacagagatcaagaccatccccagagaaaagaaatgcaaaaaagcaaaatggctgtctggggacgccttacaaatagctgtgaaaagaagagaagcgaaaagcaaaggagaaaagcaaagatataagcatctgaatgcagagttccaaagaatagcaagaagagataagaaagccttcctcagccatcaatgcaaagaaatagaggaaaacaacagaatgggaaagactagagatctctttaagaaaattagagataccaaaggaacatttcatgcaaagatgggcttgataaaggacagaaatggtatggacctaatagaagcagaagatatcaagaagagatggcaagaatacacagaagaactgtacaaaaaagatcttcatgacccagataatcacgatagtgtgatcactgacctagagccagacatcctggaatgtgaagtcaagtgggccttagaaagcatcactatgaacaaagctagcggaggtgatggcattccagtggagctattccaaatcctgaaagatgatgctgtgaaaatgctgcactcaataggccagcaaatttggaaaactcagcagtggccacaggactggaaaaggtcagttttcattcaatcccaaagaaaggcagtgccaaagaatgctcaaactaccgcacaattgcactcatctcacatgctagtaaagtaa